In Zea mays cultivar B73 chromosome 7, Zm-B73-REFERENCE-NAM-5.0, whole genome shotgun sequence, the following proteins share a genomic window:
- the LOC103633985 gene encoding uncharacterized protein, with protein MDVLDELDVVLSRLEPDIGCNESTDVSDNEEDKEEELNKNNAGDGMEDDNTITCHNKDSHNTRTGCEHALTIITTGNQEDNMRISHEVGDTSSPCHVAHEQIEHIAASSEAKKRLNFNVDVINLSMPDRARPKGRTIKNSEDRVMRLGAKGEKKKNRRCHLCGIADGHNSRTCLSVEENRARLAKLSNRKRGRPAGSRLNNKSTAPQWNETSTAKKHRIDEEVENEEADEHMDLGE; from the exons ATGGATGTGTTGGATGAGCTCGATGTCGTTCTAAGCCGATTGGAGCCAGATATTGGATGTAATGAGTCAACAGATGTTAGTgataatgaggaagacaaa GAAGAAGAGTTGAATAAAAATAATGCTGGCGATGGGATGGAAGATGACAATACAATTACATGTCATAATAAG GATTCGCATAACACCAGGACTGGATGTGAACATGCGTTAACAATAATAACAACTGGTAACCAG GAGGACAACATGAGAATTTCACATGAGGTTGGTGATACAAGTTCTCCGTGTCACGTAGCACATGAACAAATTGAACATATTGCTGCATCCTCAGAAGCTAAAAAG AGGTTGAATTTTAATgtggatgttataaatctgagTATGCCGGATCGTGCAAGACCAAAGGGCCGGACAATCAAAAATTCAGAAGATAGGGTTATGAGACTAGGTGCGAAAGGAGAGAAAAAGAAGAATAGGAGATGCCATTTGTGTGGAATAGCAGATGGGCATAACAGCAGAACATGTCTGTCTGTGGAAGAGAACAGGGCAAGGCTAGCAAAACTGTCTAATCGAAAGAGAGGACGGCCAGCCGGATCAAGACTAAACAATAAATCAACTGCTCCACAGTGGAATGAAACATCGACTGCAAAAAAACATCGTATTGATGAAGAAGTGGAAAATGAAGAAGCCGATGAACATATGGATTTGGGCGAATAA